One part of the Cystobacter ferrugineus genome encodes these proteins:
- the mdoH gene encoding glucans biosynthesis glucosyltransferase MdoH — MHAHSFSPGTAGLRRALVLGPAALSTLVATGELVRLLSVRDFTLPEGVMTGLFALCFAWIALSFWAAVAGFVQTLLGKRPPGLRWPDAREEAAPLTSRIAVVMPIHNEDPTSVFANLQATYESVAATGRLESFDFYVLSDSTRLEAWVAEELAWSELCRRVGGQGRVFYRRRSDNTGKKAGNLADFCERWGRRYDFMVVLDADSLMAGDTLVRMARLMELNPRVGILQAPPLCVGRTTLFARLQQFAGRVYGPVVAAGAAAWQLGESNYWGHNAILRVSAFTEHCGLPVLPGQQPFGGHILSHDFVEAALMRRAGYTVWLVPELGGSYEQSPPHLLAYAQRDRRWCQGNLQHLGLVLAGGLHPSSRGHFLMGVMSYVASPLWLLFLAAGLGAALWDRFVAAEFPLGPLAEAPSFDVPGALRLMSVSLAMLLLPKVFGLLLALADREAAARMGGRFRLVLGVLVESVVSTLLAPVMMLFQSHFVFGTILGYRVSWSSQQRGDEALPWAEAARRHAVHVGVGVGVAAVAFGVNPGLLPWLAPVVAGLLLSIPLTVWTSRASWGEKTARLGLFLIPEESAPPPVLVRATELARNEVEPVEDALERVLQDDRAHALHLALLESSTGAEGTSLTLASARRKLMEGAPERLSPQEKAAVMLDAETLAEVRGQYMASQKPVPATSV; from the coding sequence ATGCACGCGCATTCCTTCTCGCCCGGGACGGCCGGGCTGCGGCGGGCCCTGGTCCTCGGCCCGGCCGCGCTGTCCACCCTCGTGGCGACGGGGGAGCTGGTCCGGCTGTTGAGCGTCCGGGACTTCACCCTCCCCGAGGGGGTGATGACGGGCCTGTTCGCCCTGTGCTTCGCCTGGATCGCCCTCTCCTTCTGGGCGGCGGTGGCGGGCTTCGTCCAGACGCTGCTCGGCAAGCGGCCGCCCGGTCTTCGCTGGCCGGACGCGCGGGAGGAAGCGGCGCCGCTGACGAGCCGCATCGCGGTGGTGATGCCCATCCACAACGAGGACCCGACGTCGGTCTTCGCCAACCTCCAGGCCACCTACGAGTCGGTGGCGGCCACGGGGCGGCTGGAGTCCTTCGACTTCTACGTGCTGAGCGACTCCACGCGCCTGGAGGCGTGGGTGGCCGAGGAGCTGGCGTGGTCGGAGCTGTGCCGGCGCGTGGGAGGCCAGGGCCGCGTCTTCTACCGGCGGCGCTCGGACAACACGGGCAAGAAAGCGGGCAACCTCGCGGACTTCTGCGAGCGCTGGGGCCGCCGCTACGACTTCATGGTGGTGCTGGACGCCGACAGCCTCATGGCGGGTGACACGCTGGTGCGCATGGCGCGGCTGATGGAGCTCAACCCGCGCGTGGGCATCCTCCAGGCGCCGCCCCTGTGCGTGGGACGCACCACGCTCTTCGCCCGCCTGCAGCAGTTCGCCGGCCGCGTGTATGGGCCCGTGGTGGCGGCGGGCGCGGCGGCCTGGCAGCTCGGCGAGTCCAACTACTGGGGCCACAACGCCATCCTGCGCGTGTCGGCCTTCACCGAGCACTGCGGGCTGCCGGTGCTGCCGGGCCAGCAGCCCTTCGGGGGCCACATCCTCAGCCATGACTTCGTGGAGGCGGCGCTGATGCGGCGCGCGGGCTACACGGTGTGGCTGGTGCCGGAGCTGGGTGGCAGCTACGAGCAGTCCCCGCCCCATCTGCTCGCGTACGCGCAGCGCGATCGGCGCTGGTGCCAGGGCAACCTGCAACACCTGGGGTTGGTGCTCGCGGGGGGCCTGCACCCGTCGAGCCGGGGGCACTTCCTCATGGGCGTCATGTCCTATGTGGCCTCGCCCCTGTGGCTGCTCTTCCTCGCGGCGGGGCTGGGGGCGGCGCTGTGGGATCGCTTCGTGGCGGCGGAGTTCCCGCTCGGCCCTCTCGCCGAGGCGCCCTCCTTCGACGTGCCGGGCGCGCTGCGGCTGATGTCGGTGTCGCTCGCCATGTTGCTCCTGCCCAAGGTCTTCGGCCTGCTGCTGGCCCTGGCGGACCGGGAAGCCGCCGCGCGCATGGGCGGCCGGTTCCGGCTGGTACTCGGCGTGCTGGTGGAGAGCGTCGTGTCCACGCTGCTCGCCCCGGTGATGATGCTCTTCCAGTCGCACTTCGTCTTCGGGACGATCCTCGGCTACCGGGTGTCCTGGTCGAGCCAGCAGCGCGGCGACGAGGCCCTGCCATGGGCGGAAGCGGCGCGGCGCCATGCGGTGCACGTGGGCGTGGGCGTGGGCGTGGCGGCGGTGGCGTTCGGGGTGAATCCGGGCCTGCTGCCGTGGCTGGCCCCGGTGGTGGCGGGGTTGCTGCTGTCCATTCCCCTGACGGTGTGGACGTCGCGGGCCTCCTGGGGCGAGAAGACGGCGCGGCTCGGCCTGTTCCTCATCCCCGAGGAGTCCGCCCCTCCCCCCGTCCTGGTGCGAGCCACGGAGCTCGCGCGCAACGAGGTGGAGCCGGTGGAGGACGCGCTGGAGCGGGTGCTCCAGGACGACCGTGCGCACGCGCTACACCTGGCCCTGCTGGAGTCCTCGACCGGTGCCGAGGGCACGTCGCTCACGCTCGCCTCGGCCCGCCGCAAGCTCATGGAGGGAGCACCCGAGCGGCTCTCTCCTCAGGAGAAGGCGGCCGTCATGCTGGACGCGGAGACCCTCGCGGAGGTGCGCGGCCAGTACATGGCCTCGCAGAAGCCCGTCCCCGCGACAAGCGTCTGA